The following are from one region of the Pleurodeles waltl isolate 20211129_DDA chromosome 4_1, aPleWal1.hap1.20221129, whole genome shotgun sequence genome:
- the LOC138288434 gene encoding proto-oncogene Mas-like, translating to MANQTPTSTSTSEEMWSADAHGWFDRPGEEDHTLLLTLRCLSLVFSLIGLLGNGTVLWYLYFGIPSNQFTVYILNLALADLTDLSSSFITLLYVFGHPRGQHSSATARNVLLTLRLFRILGYNTSLYLLAAISLERCVSVLKPMWYKFQRSRHQSVIVCVMLWGLSCLMTGPEFFFCDEEMYETEDFQCSAVLITSFSFGFIIVAPLMVISNLTLICKIGYSSQQHQRPKLYIVIVISVLFFLISTLPPRILELILYYKVLPPRKLSFFSAQHVSMFCSTINGSVDPFIYVFVGGLWKNRGKGPIHAALHRAFKSEPSIIGHEEKSNISTLYR from the coding sequence ATGGCTAATCAAACCCCAACCAGCACCAGCACCTCAGAGGAAATGTGGTCTGCTGATGCCCATGGCTGGTTTGACAGGCCTGGCGAGGAGGATCACACGCTTTTACTCACTCTGAGGTGCCTCTCTCTCGTCTTTTCACTAATTGGCTTGCTTGGGAATGGAACTGTACTGTGGTATCTTTACTTCGGAATTCCATCAAACCAGTTTACTGTCTACATTCTTAACCTGGCTCTGGCAGACTTGACGGATCTCTCCAGTTCATTCATCACTCTGCTCTATGTCTTTGGCCACCCGCGTGGACAGCACTCTTCTGCCacagctaggaatgtactgctcacCCTCAGGCTCTTCCGTATACTAGGCTACAACACCAGCCTATATCTCCTTGCGGCTATCAGTTTAGAGCGGTGCGTGTCTGTCCTTAAGCCCATGTGGTACAAATTTCAACGCTCAAGGCACCAGTCAGTCATAGTGTGTGTCATGCTCTGGGGACTCTCCTGTTTGATGACTGGACCCGAGTTCTTCTTCTGTGATGAGGAGATGTATGAAACTGAGGATTTTCAGTGCTCTGCAGTGCTGATAACATCATTTAGCTTTGGTTTCATCATTGTTGCCCCACTCATGGTGATTTCCAACTTGACCCTAATTTGCAAGATAGGTTACAGCTCCCAGCAGCACCAACGTCCAAAGCTGTACATTGTCATTGTCATATCTGTACTGTTCTTCCTCATCTCTACCTTACCCCCACGCATCCTAGAACTCATCCTCTACTATAAGGTTCTTCCACCAAGGAAATTGTCATTCTTCAGTGCTCAACATGTCAGCATGTTCTGTTCAACTATTAACGGAAGTGTTGACCctttcatttatgtttttgttGGAGGTCTTTGGAAAAATAGAGGGAAGGGTCCCATTCATGCGGCTCTCCATAGAGCCTTCAAGAGTGAGCCATCCATAATTGGGCATGAGGAAAAGAGCAACATAAGTACTTTGTACAGATGA